The Chitinivibrionales bacterium genome includes a window with the following:
- a CDS encoding MFS transporter, which yields MSNITQNKGWIVTMAGLGINLALGILYTWSIFKGKIINSIETGGDFQWNMASVNDPYAVCCLVFAFSMILAGRVQDIFGPKITALIGGVLVGVGIIWISQTTDYLSWVLGFGVLAGMGIGFGYASATPPALKWFPASKTGLIAGLVVSGFGLASVYIAPLATYLIGVWGLQSTMKFFGIAFLIVVVVLALLLTNPPAGYTPEGVSKTSAKKQKGKQAAADNNFNAAYMLKQPAFWILWIIYFIGAGAGLMVIGSVAGMAKKSMGEQAFLVVATMAMGNAGGRVVAGILSDKIGRRLTLALMLGFQAVLMFLAIPVVGAEQSSAFLLVLLSALIGFNYGTNLSLFPSFSKDLWGLKSFGVNYGILFTAWGVGGFVLSRLSQMIQAATDSFTLSFVVADILLIVGVALTFTIHRQPKKV from the coding sequence GCTTGGGATTAATCTTGCCCTGGGAATTTTGTATACCTGGAGTATCTTTAAAGGGAAAATTATCAATTCGATTGAAACAGGAGGCGATTTTCAATGGAATATGGCATCCGTGAACGACCCCTATGCCGTCTGCTGCCTGGTCTTTGCCTTCTCAATGATCCTGGCAGGAAGAGTGCAAGATATATTTGGCCCGAAAATCACCGCCTTAATCGGAGGCGTGTTAGTTGGGGTCGGGATAATCTGGATTTCGCAGACCACTGATTATCTCAGTTGGGTGCTCGGATTTGGCGTCCTGGCCGGCATGGGGATTGGATTTGGCTACGCCTCTGCGACTCCGCCGGCCCTCAAATGGTTTCCGGCCTCAAAAACCGGATTGATTGCCGGATTGGTGGTCTCGGGCTTCGGACTGGCTTCCGTGTATATTGCGCCGCTGGCGACCTATCTTATCGGCGTCTGGGGACTTCAGAGCACGATGAAATTTTTTGGCATCGCCTTTTTGATCGTGGTGGTCGTTCTGGCCTTATTATTGACAAATCCGCCGGCCGGTTATACTCCCGAAGGGGTTTCAAAGACATCTGCAAAAAAGCAAAAAGGGAAACAAGCAGCAGCCGACAATAATTTTAACGCGGCGTATATGCTGAAGCAACCTGCATTCTGGATACTCTGGATCATATATTTTATCGGGGCCGGGGCCGGACTGATGGTGATCGGAAGCGTCGCCGGCATGGCCAAAAAGAGCATGGGAGAACAAGCGTTTCTGGTGGTGGCTACAATGGCAATGGGCAATGCGGGGGGAAGAGTTGTCGCCGGCATCCTGTCCGATAAAATCGGGCGCAGACTCACGCTCGCACTGATGCTCGGTTTTCAAGCTGTGCTGATGTTTCTGGCAATTCCTGTCGTAGGCGCGGAACAGTCGAGCGCATTCCTGCTGGTGCTTCTGTCCGCCCTGATCGGCTTTAATTACGGCACAAATCTGTCACTCTTTCCCTCGTTTTCCAAAGATTTGTGGGGTTTAAAAAGTTTTGGCGTCAATTATGGCATTCTTTTTACGGCCTGGGGCGTCGGCGGCTTCGTCTTAAGCCGTTTATCTCAGATGATTCAGGCCGCGACCGACAGTTTTACGCTGTCCTTTGTCGTCGCCGACATCCTGCTGATTGTAGGAGTCGCGCTGACATTTACCATCCACCGTCAGCCGAAAAAAGTCTGA